A window of the Planktothrix tepida PCC 9214 genome harbors these coding sequences:
- the cas2 gene encoding CRISPR-associated endonuclease Cas2 produces MFVVVSYDISEDKRRTKIHSILKSYGQWMQYSVFECELTNTQYAKLRSRLNKIINPETDSIRFYFLCACCQGKVERIGGEQLRDDTIFFAELR; encoded by the coding sequence ATGTTTGTTGTGGTGTCTTACGATATTTCTGAGGATAAACGCCGCACTAAGATTCATTCGATCTTGAAATCCTATGGTCAATGGATGCAATATAGTGTTTTTGAGTGTGAGTTGACTAACACGCAATATGCTAAATTGCGATCGCGTCTCAACAAAATTATTAACCCTGAAACCGATAGTATTCGCTTTTATTTCCTTTGTGCTTGTTGTCAGGGTAAGGTTGAACGTATCGGCGGCGAACAGCTACGGGATGATACGATTTTCTTTGCTGAGTTGCGCTAA
- a CDS encoding response regulator, whose product MSTSWSNFNSLPSTTILVVDDSPDILFLVEAILQGAGYHVKCAENGYIALDQVKDSPPDLVIVDVMMPGLSGYDVIQRIRQNSELAFIPILVMTACSFFEVKQESKGEANGVIYKPIDIDELLNQVNMMLKIKQKKTEHQRCSTFREKSA is encoded by the coding sequence ATGTCTACATCCTGGTCAAATTTTAATTCGTTGCCCTCAACAACAATTTTAGTCGTTGATGATTCGCCTGATATTTTATTTTTAGTAGAAGCTATTCTACAAGGGGCGGGCTATCATGTTAAATGTGCTGAAAATGGCTATATTGCTTTAGATCAAGTGAAAGACTCTCCTCCCGACCTGGTTATTGTCGATGTGATGATGCCCGGTTTAAGTGGCTATGATGTCATTCAAAGAATTCGCCAAAATTCGGAGTTAGCTTTTATTCCAATTTTAGTCATGACGGCTTGTAGTTTTTTTGAAGTTAAACAGGAATCAAAAGGAGAAGCTAATGGTGTCATTTATAAACCCATTGATATTGATGAACTACTGAATCAAGTCAATATGATGCTCAAAATCAAACAAAAAAAGACTGAACATCAAAGGTGCTCGACGTTCAGAGAAAAGTCTGCTTAA
- the aspS gene encoding aspartate--tRNA ligase, with protein MRTHYCGNLRSTDIGETVTLCGWVDRRRDHGGVIFLDLRDRTGIVQIVSDPERTPDSYNTAESLRNEYVVKITGRVSQRPPESLNPKLATGEIEIYADQIQLLNALGKQLPFQISASETESVREDLRLKYRYLDLRRERMTRNLQLRHEVVKAMRRFLEDQEHFIEVETPILTRSTPEGARDYLVPSRVNPGEWFALPQSPQLFKQLLMVSGFDRYYQIARCFRDEDLRADRQPEFTQLDMEMSFMTQEQILALNEALVAHIFKAVKGVEIPLPFPRLTYKEALERYGSDKPDTRYGLELVDVSDIVKDCGFKVFSGAVASGGIVKILPIPGGNEAISNMRIKPGGDIFKEACEAGAKGLAFIRVREDGIDTIGAIKDNLSNEQKQEILTRTNAKPGDLLLFGAGDIATVNKTLDRLRQFMAKELELIDANKINLLWIVEFPMFEWNEDEKRLEALHHPFTSPHLDDINDLPHARAQAYDLVLNGYEIGGGSLRIYKREIQEKVFSTIGLTMEEAYNKFGFLLEAFEYGTPPHGGIAYGLDRLVMLLSGEESIRDVIAFPKTQQAGCLLTNAPSGVDQKQLKELYVASTYKPKTDK; from the coding sequence ATGCGAACCCACTACTGCGGCAATCTCCGATCTACCGATATTGGCGAAACTGTTACCCTCTGCGGATGGGTTGATCGACGCCGCGATCATGGTGGTGTAATCTTTTTAGATTTACGCGATCGCACGGGTATTGTTCAAATTGTCAGCGATCCTGAACGCACCCCCGACTCCTACAACACCGCCGAGAGTCTGCGGAATGAATATGTTGTTAAAATTACCGGGCGAGTTTCCCAACGCCCCCCAGAGTCCCTCAACCCCAAATTAGCCACCGGGGAAATCGAAATTTACGCCGATCAGATTCAACTTCTCAATGCACTCGGAAAACAATTACCTTTCCAAATTTCCGCCTCAGAAACCGAAAGCGTTCGAGAAGATTTACGCCTCAAATATCGCTATTTAGATTTACGTCGAGAACGCATGACCCGCAACTTACAATTGCGTCATGAAGTCGTTAAAGCCATGCGACGTTTCTTAGAAGATCAAGAGCATTTTATTGAAGTAGAAACCCCCATTCTCACCCGTTCAACTCCCGAAGGGGCTAGGGATTATTTAGTTCCTAGTCGAGTTAATCCGGGGGAATGGTTTGCGTTACCCCAATCTCCCCAACTGTTCAAACAATTATTAATGGTATCGGGATTTGATCGCTATTATCAAATCGCCCGGTGTTTCCGAGATGAAGATTTACGCGCCGACCGACAACCGGAATTTACCCAATTAGATATGGAAATGAGCTTCATGACCCAGGAACAAATTCTGGCGTTAAATGAAGCCTTAGTTGCTCATATTTTTAAAGCCGTTAAAGGCGTTGAAATTCCCCTTCCCTTCCCCCGTTTAACGTATAAAGAAGCCCTAGAACGTTATGGAAGTGATAAACCGGATACTCGCTATGGTTTAGAGTTAGTCGATGTTTCTGATATTGTCAAAGATTGCGGCTTTAAAGTGTTTTCTGGGGCTGTTGCTTCGGGCGGAATTGTTAAAATATTACCGATTCCTGGGGGAAATGAAGCCATTTCTAATATGCGAATTAAACCCGGTGGAGATATCTTTAAAGAAGCGTGTGAGGCGGGAGCAAAAGGGTTAGCCTTTATTCGCGTTCGAGAAGATGGGATTGATACCATTGGCGCAATTAAAGACAATTTAAGCAACGAACAAAAACAGGAAATTCTGACCCGGACAAATGCAAAACCGGGAGATTTACTGTTATTTGGGGCGGGAGATATTGCAACGGTGAATAAAACCCTAGACCGTCTGCGTCAATTTATGGCTAAAGAATTGGAACTCATTGATGCTAATAAAATTAATTTATTGTGGATTGTTGAGTTCCCCATGTTTGAATGGAATGAAGACGAAAAACGGTTAGAAGCGTTACATCACCCCTTCACTTCTCCCCATCTCGATGATATTAATGATTTACCCCACGCCAGAGCGCAAGCTTATGATTTAGTCTTAAATGGCTATGAAATCGGCGGTGGTAGTCTACGGATTTATAAACGAGAGATTCAAGAAAAGGTATTTTCAACCATTGGATTAACAATGGAGGAAGCTTACAATAAATTCGGCTTTTTATTAGAAGCTTTTGAATACGGAACTCCTCCTCACGGCGGTATTGCTTACGGTTTAGATCGATTAGTGATGTTATTATCGGGAGAGGAATCAATTCGAGATGTGATCGCTTTTCCGAAGACTCAACAAGCGGGTTGTTTATTAACAAATGCACCCTCTGGCGTAGACCAAAAACAGTTAAAGGAACTCTACGTTGCTTCAACTTACAAACCCAAAACCGACAAATAA
- a CDS encoding sensor histidine kinase: MSLFIAPPLKSSDRILAVDDSPDNLFLIEAILAEEGYEVVCKSDGSSALASINADPPDLVLLDVMMPGIDGYEVTRRIRTNPHLPFIPILLITAHDHSSVVEGLDAGADDFIRKPVEVDELLARVRSLLRLKHSIDQQMAMSRQREDFVSRLTHDLRTPLVAADRMLHLVLQGALGEISPTIEDAITSMINSNQNLLQMVNTLLEVYRYEAGRKTLTFSSFDLGKIIQEVIQELTPLAQEKELTLKFNPISNCLTDSPIIMGDPLEIRRVVTNLVGNAIKFTDMGAIEIRLDRKKIFLDTQDQPTDGVILEVEDSGVGMSPEDQAIIFERFRQGNNKRAGSGLGLHLVSRIVEAHRGTIHVQSKISQGSLFTVCLPVNPE, translated from the coding sequence ATGTCCCTTTTTATTGCCCCCCCTTTAAAATCTAGTGATCGAATTCTGGCCGTTGATGATTCCCCGGATAACCTATTTTTAATCGAGGCAATATTAGCTGAAGAAGGATACGAAGTTGTCTGTAAGTCTGATGGAAGTTCAGCATTAGCCTCTATTAACGCCGACCCTCCCGATTTAGTGTTACTCGATGTTATGATGCCGGGAATTGATGGCTATGAAGTTACTCGGCGGATTCGGACTAATCCCCATCTTCCGTTTATTCCCATTTTGTTAATTACGGCCCATGATCATTCCAGTGTGGTCGAAGGCTTGGATGCAGGGGCAGATGACTTTATTCGCAAACCTGTTGAGGTTGATGAACTTTTAGCACGGGTGCGATCGCTGCTTCGACTTAAACATAGCATTGATCAACAGATGGCGATGTCCCGCCAAAGGGAGGATTTTGTCTCCCGTCTCACCCATGATCTGCGAACTCCTCTAGTCGCGGCAGATCGGATGTTACATTTGGTTCTTCAGGGGGCTTTAGGAGAGATCTCACCGACCATTGAAGACGCGATCACCTCGATGATCAACAGTAATCAAAATTTATTACAAATGGTAAATACTTTACTGGAGGTTTATCGGTATGAAGCGGGTCGCAAAACCTTAACCTTTTCCTCTTTTGATTTAGGGAAAATTATTCAAGAGGTCATTCAAGAACTGACTCCCCTAGCTCAAGAAAAAGAATTAACCCTTAAATTTAATCCGATTAGCAATTGTTTAACAGACTCACCGATTATTATGGGTGATCCGTTAGAAATCAGACGGGTGGTGACAAATTTAGTGGGAAATGCGATTAAATTTACGGATATGGGTGCGATAGAAATTCGTTTAGATCGCAAGAAGATTTTCCTCGATACCCAAGATCAACCCACCGATGGAGTGATTTTGGAAGTGGAAGATAGCGGGGTTGGGATGTCTCCCGAAGATCAAGCGATTATCTTTGAACGATTCCGCCAAGGAAATAATAAACGAGCGGGAAGTGGTTTAGGATTGCATTTAGTTTCACGAATTGTAGAAGCCCACAGAGGCACGATTCACGTTCAATCGAAAATAAGTCAGGGTAGCCTATTCACCGTTTGTTTACCTGTAAACCCAGAATAG
- the cas5d gene encoding type I-D CRISPR-associated protein Cas5/Csc1 has protein sequence MTILYRCTIELHDSLYFATREIGRLYETEPILHNYALCYALGLIDNPSYQTTVAEEDSYRYFCPEQVPKYAEHLTPLNQQGIYVTPARTVNYTAVLNTWKYANNNYHVEMEKTQKNIPSFGRTKEIAPESQFEFFIITEKSLKLPKWIRLGKWASKAELTMEELPSSKQDREREFIFSYPLNPLDVMFTHQVLSYDTINMPPVSLIRNVRMRGEYYSVQMRKETLKIPAQMQYRFR, from the coding sequence ATGACAATTCTCTATCGTTGCACAATAGAACTGCATGATAGCCTTTATTTTGCCACTCGTGAAATTGGGCGACTCTATGAAACGGAACCCATTCTGCATAATTACGCCCTTTGTTATGCCTTGGGTTTAATTGATAACCCTTCCTATCAAACAACGGTTGCTGAGGAAGATTCCTATCGTTATTTCTGTCCTGAACAAGTTCCGAAATACGCCGAACATTTAACGCCTCTGAATCAACAGGGAATTTATGTAACTCCAGCCCGAACCGTTAACTATACTGCGGTTCTCAATACTTGGAAATATGCCAATAATAACTATCATGTTGAGATGGAAAAAACCCAAAAGAATATTCCCAGTTTTGGCAGAACAAAGGAAATAGCCCCTGAAAGTCAGTTTGAGTTTTTTATCATTACTGAAAAATCGTTGAAACTGCCAAAATGGATTCGGTTAGGAAAATGGGCAAGTAAGGCAGAATTAACAATGGAAGAATTACCGTCTTCTAAACAAGATCGAGAGAGAGAATTTATTTTTTCCTATCCTTTGAATCCTTTGGATGTGATGTTTACTCATCAAGTTTTGAGTTATGACACGATTAATATGCCTCCGGTTAGTTTAATTCGTAATGTCAGAATGCGAGGGGAATATTACAGCGTTCAGATGAGGAAAGAAACGTTAAAAATTCCTGCCCAAATGCAATACCGTTTTCGTTAA
- the cas7d gene encoding type I-D CRISPR-associated protein Cas7/Csc2 — translation MTFLKTVNSKKFFQAEIPYKPMGKYVHFLTVRVTESYPLFQTDQELNKAKVRAGLKRENRAPISRLTMFKRKQSTPERLVGRELLRNYGLMTAEECEYNVRFAMDNPDCIIYGFAIGDSGSEKSKVVVDTAFSITHFDDSHESFTLNAPYENGTMAAKGEKKELGQGKNSPGKLDGEIGSTTSRINQQDHIRPQVFFPSIITLKDPTEASFLYVFNNILRTSRYGAQTTRTGKMRNELIGVVFADGEITSNLRWTQAIYDQFSTEILQSLEPLDEDDVMEYAEIAIKSLLQDEPIVHTDFIGNEFQTLLQEVKALTSQEESLKAILQKADAEAKQYASDHIKGKKKAEV, via the coding sequence ATGACTTTTCTGAAAACCGTTAACTCTAAAAAGTTCTTTCAAGCCGAAATCCCCTACAAACCAATGGGCAAATATGTACATTTCCTCACAGTCCGCGTTACCGAATCTTATCCTCTTTTTCAAACCGATCAAGAACTAAATAAAGCTAAAGTTCGAGCAGGTTTAAAACGGGAAAATCGCGCTCCCATTAGTCGCTTAACCATGTTTAAACGGAAACAGTCAACCCCAGAACGTTTAGTTGGTCGAGAACTGTTGCGAAATTATGGTTTAATGACGGCTGAAGAATGCGAATACAATGTCAGATTTGCAATGGATAATCCTGATTGTATTATCTATGGATTTGCCATTGGTGATTCGGGTTCAGAAAAGTCAAAAGTCGTTGTTGATACCGCTTTCTCTATCACCCATTTTGACGATTCCCATGAATCTTTTACACTCAATGCTCCTTATGAAAATGGAACAATGGCTGCAAAAGGCGAAAAAAAAGAACTGGGACAAGGAAAAAATAGCCCAGGCAAATTAGATGGAGAAATTGGGAGTACAACATCTCGAATTAATCAGCAAGATCACATCCGCCCCCAAGTTTTCTTCCCTAGTATTATTACCCTCAAAGATCCAACTGAAGCCAGCTTTTTGTATGTTTTTAATAATATCTTGCGTACCAGTCGCTACGGCGCACAAACAACTCGCACAGGTAAAATGCGAAATGAACTGATAGGAGTCGTTTTTGCTGATGGGGAAATTACCAGTAATCTTCGTTGGACTCAGGCAATTTACGATCAATTTTCAACAGAAATCCTTCAATCTCTCGAACCTTTAGATGAGGATGATGTTATGGAATATGCTGAAATAGCTATCAAGAGTTTGTTACAGGATGAACCTATTGTTCATACTGATTTTATTGGTAACGAGTTTCAGACCTTACTTCAGGAAGTTAAAGCTCTGACAAGTCAGGAAGAATCTCTTAAAGCAATTCTACAAAAAGCAGATGCAGAAGCTAAACAATATGCTTCTGATCATATTAAAGGCAAGAAAAAAGCTGAAGTGTAA
- a CDS encoding response regulator transcription factor — protein sequence MSEIRVVLVEDHDLTRVGLRTALQQENNIQVVGEAANAKSGLEILKQTQPDIAIIDIGLPDMDGIELTQKFKQYISNGGVRETKVLILTMHDNDDAVMGAFAAGADSYSVKDVSIDKLKDAIYTTFEGNAWIDPIIARTVLKQAKKKPPEVVAPSDIKTVTINAVEAEYQDFLQSCPLTERELEVLELIVAGRSNAEIAEKLYITVGTVKTHVRSILNKLCADDRTQAAVRALRSGWIE from the coding sequence ATGAGTGAAATTCGTGTTGTCCTTGTAGAAGACCATGATTTGACACGGGTAGGCTTACGAACTGCCCTACAACAAGAAAATAATATTCAGGTTGTTGGGGAGGCGGCTAATGCTAAGAGTGGTTTAGAAATTCTTAAACAGACCCAGCCGGATATTGCCATTATTGATATTGGTTTACCGGATATGGATGGGATTGAATTAACTCAAAAATTTAAACAATATATCTCTAATGGAGGAGTTCGAGAAACAAAGGTTCTAATTTTAACGATGCACGATAATGATGATGCTGTTATGGGAGCCTTTGCTGCGGGTGCAGATTCTTACAGTGTTAAGGATGTTAGCATTGATAAACTCAAGGATGCTATTTACACAACTTTTGAAGGAAATGCTTGGATTGATCCGATCATTGCTCGCACTGTTCTGAAGCAGGCTAAGAAAAAACCACCGGAGGTTGTAGCACCTAGCGATATCAAAACTGTAACCATTAATGCGGTAGAAGCGGAATATCAAGATTTTCTGCAATCTTGCCCTTTAACTGAACGAGAATTAGAGGTTTTGGAATTGATTGTTGCTGGACGTAGTAACGCTGAAATTGCCGAAAAACTCTATATTACTGTGGGAACGGTTAAGACTCATGTTCGCAGTATTTTAAATAAGCTTTGTGCTGATGATCGCACACAGGCAGCAGTTCGTGCTTTACGTTCAGGTTGGATTGAGTAA
- the cas6 gene encoding CRISPR-associated endoribonuclease Cas6, producing MPHSLVLNLLPLSAIPPNFLTGRHLHALFLTLVSSVDPELGTYLHEQKTDKAFTLSPLQISKTIHQNVLQWQHKKPISSETPCWLRISLLDDNLFSHLSGLWLNLNPKTPWHLGPADLQITSILGTPQSTQPWANFSSYHQLYEQASDENRQIELIFCTPTAFRQSNFDSALPTRDSVFGSLLRRWNQYSGIPFEDTLIEPIFPSFFNIRTEILADSRSKFIGCVGVMNFRILGDVDPMVIKQINTLADFALYSGVGRKTPMGMGMMRRIKN from the coding sequence ATGCCCCATAGTCTTGTTCTCAATTTGTTGCCACTTTCTGCTATTCCTCCTAACTTTTTAACGGGACGACATCTTCATGCGTTATTTCTAACATTAGTCAGTTCTGTTGACCCCGAATTAGGAACTTATTTACATGAACAAAAAACCGATAAAGCGTTTACCTTAAGTCCGTTACAAATCAGCAAAACGATTCATCAGAATGTTCTGCAATGGCAACATAAGAAACCGATTTCAAGCGAAACTCCTTGCTGGTTAAGAATTTCTTTATTGGATGATAATTTGTTTAGTCATTTGAGTGGTTTATGGTTAAATCTTAATCCTAAAACACCTTGGCATTTAGGCCCTGCTGATTTACAAATTACCAGTATTTTAGGCACACCTCAATCGACTCAACCTTGGGCTAATTTTTCATCCTATCATCAATTGTATGAACAAGCATCTGATGAAAACCGCCAAATAGAATTGATTTTCTGTACCCCAACAGCCTTTCGTCAAAGCAATTTTGATTCTGCTTTACCCACGCGAGATAGTGTGTTTGGGTCGTTATTAAGACGTTGGAATCAATATAGCGGGATTCCTTTTGAAGATACTTTAATTGAACCTATTTTTCCGAGTTTCTTCAATATTAGAACGGAGATTTTAGCGGATTCTCGCAGTAAATTTATTGGCTGTGTGGGAGTTATGAATTTTAGAATTTTGGGAGATGTAGACCCAATGGTTATTAAACAGATTAATACCTTAGCGGATTTTGCTCTGTATAGCGGTGTCGGACGGAAAACACCGATGGGGATGGGAATGATGAGGAGAATTAAGAATTAA
- the cas4 gene encoding CRISPR-associated protein Cas4, producing METIDYIPISSLNHFSYCPHRCWRMFCAGEFVDNQYTIEGTSLHDRVHNFGEQNRDEIWQVRAVWLKSERYKLIGKSDLIESQSGEFYPVEYKRGRKGEWDNDEMQVVAQALCLEEMTGKTVTKGYIYYAQSHQRQPVEISSILREQAINIIDQVFALLQTGHQPLASYQKRCKGCSLYESCLPKIAAKVSRYQEVIV from the coding sequence ATGGAAACCATTGATTATATTCCGATTTCGTCTTTGAATCATTTTTCCTATTGTCCCCATCGCTGCTGGCGAATGTTTTGTGCAGGGGAATTTGTTGATAATCAGTATACCATAGAAGGAACGAGTTTGCACGACCGTGTTCATAATTTTGGAGAACAAAATCGTGATGAAATTTGGCAAGTTCGGGCGGTTTGGTTGAAATCTGAACGTTATAAATTAATTGGAAAATCGGATTTAATTGAATCACAATCGGGAGAATTTTACCCCGTAGAATATAAACGGGGACGCAAAGGGGAATGGGATAATGATGAAATGCAGGTGGTAGCGCAAGCGTTATGTTTAGAAGAAATGACGGGTAAAACTGTCACAAAGGGTTATATTTATTATGCTCAATCTCATCAACGTCAACCTGTGGAAATTTCCTCAATATTACGAGAACAAGCAATTAATATTATTGATCAAGTTTTCGCTCTTTTACAAACGGGTCATCAACCTTTAGCAAGTTATCAAAAACGCTGTAAAGGTTGCAGTTTGTATGAATCTTGTTTACCGAAAATTGCTGCAAAAGTTAGTCGGTATCAAGAGGTGATTGTTTAA
- the cas1d gene encoding type I-D CRISPR-associated endonuclease Cas1d, with the protein MGTVYVTVNDSFIGKTDERLTVKADKKNVLDVPLIKVDGIVILGRSTVSPAVVQELLERHIPLTFLTDTGRYLGRLEPEMTKNIFVRKAQWEAAGESEKALHLVRGFVRGKLKNYRMILLRQGRKYSELDLEAALTRLDNAIAPISYTNNINSLRGLEGAGSAAYFGAFDQLIRGDGFSFNCRNRRPPTDPVNSLLSFGYSLLCHDVQSAVNLVGFDPYLGYLHVQHYGRPSLALDLMEEFRPLIVDSMVLSAINLKQLTPDDFTTEPISNAVLMSPEGRRTFLKLYEQKKQSKFKHPVLGKQCTYQEAFELQARLLAKYLMGDIEKYPPLVLK; encoded by the coding sequence ATGGGAACGGTTTATGTTACGGTTAATGATTCGTTTATTGGTAAAACGGATGAACGGTTAACGGTAAAGGCGGATAAGAAAAATGTTCTGGATGTACCGTTAATTAAGGTGGATGGAATTGTGATTTTAGGACGTTCAACGGTGTCTCCTGCGGTGGTTCAGGAACTTTTAGAACGACATATTCCGTTAACATTTTTAACAGATACGGGGCGTTATTTAGGACGATTAGAACCAGAAATGACCAAGAATATTTTTGTGAGAAAAGCGCAATGGGAAGCAGCCGGAGAGTCGGAAAAGGCGTTACATTTAGTCCGGGGGTTTGTGCGGGGAAAATTGAAGAATTATCGGATGATTTTATTGCGACAAGGACGTAAATATTCTGAACTGGATTTAGAGGCTGCTTTGACTCGGTTGGATAATGCGATCGCTCCTATTTCTTATACGAATAATATTAACTCTTTACGCGGTTTAGAAGGGGCGGGAAGTGCGGCTTATTTTGGTGCATTTGATCAGTTAATTCGGGGAGATGGCTTTAGTTTTAATTGTCGTAACCGTCGCCCGCCAACTGACCCAGTTAATTCTTTACTGAGTTTTGGTTATTCTTTATTGTGTCATGATGTGCAAAGTGCAGTTAATTTAGTGGGGTTTGATCCTTATTTGGGTTATCTTCATGTTCAACATTATGGTCGTCCGAGTTTAGCGTTAGATTTAATGGAGGAGTTTCGACCGTTAATTGTGGATTCAATGGTATTGAGTGCAATTAATTTAAAACAGTTGACTCCTGATGATTTTACCACAGAACCGATTAGCAATGCGGTGTTAATGTCTCCTGAAGGACGGCGAACGTTTCTGAAATTATATGAACAGAAAAAACAATCTAAGTTCAAGCATCCGGTGTTAGGTAAACAATGTACTTATCAAGAGGCGTTTGAACTTCAAGCGCGTTTATTAGCTAAATATTTGATGGGTGACATTGAAAAATATCCGCCTTTGGTGTTAAAATAG